In a single window of the Pleurodeles waltl isolate 20211129_DDA chromosome 4_2, aPleWal1.hap1.20221129, whole genome shotgun sequence genome:
- the LOC138293839 gene encoding histone H2A type 2-C-like, producing MSGRGKQGGKARAKAKTCSSRAGLQFPVGRVHRLLRKGSYAERVGAGAPVYLAAVLEYLTAVILELAGNAARDNQKTHIIPRHLQLAIRNDKELNKLLGRVTITQGGILTNIQAVLLPKKTESHKAGGKASK from the coding sequence ATGTCTGGACGCGGAAAGCAAGGAGGCAAGGCCCGCGCTAAGGCCAAGACATGCTCTTCCCGAGCTGGACTGCAATTTCCTGTGGGCCGTGTGCACAGGCTGCTCCGAAAGGGAAGCTACGCTGAGAGGGTTGGCGCCGGTGCCCCCGTCTATCTGGCTGCAGTCCTGGAGTACCTGACTGCTGTGATCCTCGAGCTGGCTGGCAACGCGGCCCGGGACAACCAGAAGACCCACATCATCCCCAGGCACCTCCAGCTCGCCATCCGCAACGACAAGGAACTCAACAAGCTGCTGGGCAGAGTTACCATCACCCAGGGAGGCATTCTGACAAACATCCAGGCCGTGCTGCTGCCCAAGAAAACCGAGAGCCACAAGGCAGGGGGCAAAGCAAGCAAGTGA